The proteins below come from a single Triticum aestivum cultivar Chinese Spring chromosome 5D, IWGSC CS RefSeq v2.1, whole genome shotgun sequence genomic window:
- the LOC123122178 gene encoding transcription factor 25 codes for MSGRLVRRVLQGREASPQDPAEDALVVVEEEEEEEEAGSPTRVAARNPFDLLDDDDDDEPEEDKEDEVHTDQTASYTEEKQYVKKKPNGAVPETNKKSKKKKKKGKAEPPASTKLRDEKSLDSILEDLAIEKRPMQKSVHQNDRATGKEIETIEMTAGTSSVLAIDPKHLKAENEMRRIFGSKVVDSLENQRNMPGTSRQVRGVRRAGLNPRRTLLVSPPGFWPAWDKSMSMDLVETKGSLNYFRYVYDPSVSHVQELFEAAKSANDLNAIAAILAKYPYHPDSLLTFADLFKYSGEHQSSADAVEKCLFALECAWHPLFNPLQGNYQLKYSHDLNKPFFTALFSHMKNLDRRGCHRSALEACKFLLSLDSDDPKGALFCIDYFALRSQQYKWLEQFAEEYQCDNSLWLFPNFSFSLAIARFYLERDAEDVSDHADKSTAVDLMKQALMLHPLVLSKIVDKAPLKDSSWTQILKNAFFGSAKPGSPSLEHVINIYVERHYIMWRFPELQNLLKEAALLVIESLKHDSREAQDWACVRKEAFSSEKNEYSHLLVSDFSDTTPSLPPEELRPFMVGPGMAHDMPPVEQEAGPERIHAPLEVAGRNAAMVFLESLLPWVNYGDNRHDGNDQHDDD; via the exons ATGTCCGGCAGGCTGGTCCGGCGGGTCCTCCAGGGGAGGGAGGCCTCCCCGCAGGACCCCGCCGAGGACGCcctcgtggtggtggaggaggaagaggaggaggaggaggcgggctccCCTACCCGCGTCGCCGCCAGGAACCCCTTCGACCtcctcgacgacgacgacgacgacgagccaGAAGAGGACAAG GAAGACGAAGTGCATACTGATCAAACTGCGAGTTATACAGAAGAGAAACAATATGTGAAAAAGAAGCCTAACGGTGCTGTTCCTGAAACAAACaagaaatcaaagaagaagaagaagaagggcaaggcggaACCACCAGCCTCGACGAAGTTGAGGGATGAGAAATCACTGGACTCAATTCTGGAAGATCTAGCTATTGAAAAGAGGCCCATGCAAAAGAGTGTTCATCAAAATGACAGAGCAACTGGGAAGGAGATTGAGACAATTGAAATGACTGCTGGGACATCCTCAGTTCTAGCAATTGATCCCAAACATCTCAAGGCTGAAAATGAGATGAGGCGCATTTTTGGATCAAAGGTAGTTGATTCACTTGAAAACCAGCGGAATATGCCTGGCACTTCAAGGCAAGTGCGTGGTGTTAGGCGTGCTGGCCTTAATCCTAGAAGGACCCTACTTGTATCTCCACCTGGCTTCTGGCCAGCATGGGATAAGTCAATGTCAATGGATCTTGTTGAGACAAAGGGCAGTTTGAATTATTTCAG GTACGTATATGATCCTTCTGTCAGCCATGTGCAGGAATTGTTTGAAGCTGCCAAGTCAGCCAATGACCTCAATGCCATTGCTGCTATATTAGCAAAATACCCCTACCATCCAGACTCATTATTGACATTTGCTGATCTGTTCAAATATTCTGGAGAACATCAATCATCAGCAGACGCTGTTGAGAAGTGTCTATTTGCACTAGAGTGTGCTTGGCATCCACTATTTAATCCACTGCAGGGCAACTACCAGTTGAAATACAGCCATGACTTAAATAAGCCATTTTTTACAGCCCTTTTCAGTCACATGAAAAATCTGGATAGGCGTGGTTGTCACCGTTCAGCTTTAGAGGCCTGCAAGTTTCTTTTGTCATTGGATTCTGATGACCCAAAGGGTGCTCTGTTTTGCATTGATTACTTTGCTCTAAGATCGCAGCAGTACAAATGGTTGGAACAGTTTGCTGAAGAGTACCAGTGTGATAACTCCCTCTGGCTGTTTCCTAATTTCTCCTTTTCTCTAGCCATTGCACGGTTTTATCTTGAACGTGATGCTGAGGATGTTTCTGATCATGCTGACAAGTCAACAGCTGTTGATCTCATGAAGCAAGCATTGATGCTTCATCCTCTGGTGCTTTCTAAGATTGTTGACAAGGCTCCTTTGAAGGACTCCTCATGGACCCAAATACTCAAGAATGCGTTCTTTGGATCAGCAAAGCCAGGAAGCCCTTCACTTGAGCATGTGATTAACATATATGTTGAGCGTCATTATATCATGTGGAGGTTCCCGGAACTTCAGAACTTACTCAAAGAAGCTGCTCTTCTGGTGATTGAATCACTAAAGCACGACAGCAGAGAAGCCCAGGACTGGGCATGTGTTAGGAAAGAGGCATTCTCTTCAGAAAAGAATGA GTACTCTCATCTGCTTGTTTCAGACTTCTCTGACACAACACCATCGCTCCCTCCGGAAGAACTGCGACCATTTATGGTTGGTCCAGGAATGGCGCATGATATGCCGCCTGTTGAACAAGAAGCTGGGCCTGAGAGAATCCATGCCCCTCTTGAAGTTGCTGGGCGCAACGCGGCGATGGTCTTCCTGGAATCACTGCTCCCATGGGTCAACTACGGGGACAACCGTCACGACGGAAATGATCAACACGATGATGATTGA